In Nissabacter sp. SGAir0207, the genomic stretch GCGCCTGCTGCCGGATGGCACGCGCAACGCCATCCGGCTGGAGCGGCTGAAGGAGAAACTCGGCAACCACGCCAACGCCAGCAGCGAGGTAGAGTTCCAGGACGCCCTTGGCTGGCTGGTGGGCGAGGAGGGCGAGGGGGTGCGGCAGATCCTGACGATGGGCGGCCACACCCGCTTCGACTGCGCGCTCGGTAGCCACGCCCTGATGCGGCGGGCGCTCTCGGTGGCCCTCTACCACGCGCTGCAACGGCAGACCTTCGGCAAACGGCTGGCGGAGCAGCCGCTGATGCGGCAGGTGCTGGCGCGGCTGGCGTTGCGGCTGGAGGGGCAGACGGCACTGCTGTTCCGGCTGGCGCAGGCGTGGGAGCAGCGCCAGCTGCCGCAGCCGCAGATCTACGCCCGCCTGCTGACGCCCGCCGCCAAATATGCCATCTGCCACCACGGCAGTGCTTTCGCCGCCGAGGCGATGGAGGTGCTGGGTGGCATCGGCTACTGCGAAGAGAGCGAAATGCCGCGCCTGTTCCGCGAGATGCCGGTCAATAGCATCTGGGAGGGGTCTGGCAACATCATGTGCCTTGATGTGCTGCGCACGCTGCAAAAAGTGCCGGGGGCGGTAGAGATGCTGCATCAGGAGCTGCATGAGGTGCGCGGCCAGAACCGGCTGTTTGACCGGAGCTGGCGGCAACTGGCCCCGCAGTTGGCGCGGCCCGTCGAGGCGCGTGGCCGTGCCATTACCCAGCAGCTGTTCATGCTGTGCAGCGGCGCGGAGCTGCTGCGTCATGGCTCGCCGCCGCTGGCGGAGGCGTGGTGCCGGATGGCATTCGACCACCGAGGCGATCACCTGTTGCCGGAGGGTCTCTGCACCGACCTGCTCAACCGGGCAACCGGCGCATAAAAAAGGGCGCCCAAAGGCGCCCGGTGTGCATCATGCTGTCAGCGGTAGAGGGTGGCGCTGGCGCGCCAGCTGCTTTTGCTCTGGCTCTCCTGCAGGGAGGTGATACGGTAGTAGCTGGCGTGCTGGGCGTCGGCCTTGGCGGCAATCAACTGCTCTACACGCTGCGGGCTACCGGGGATCCCCTGCACATGCACGCTGCCAGCGGGCTGGAGACGTGCGGCCTGGCTGGCGCTGACGGCGTCAGCCGCCATTGCCGCCGTGCTTGAGAGGCCAGCCAGCAGAACCCACGGAAGAAGAACGTTCACTCTGTTCATTGTCACACCTCATGGTAAGTTGCCTGTTCTCCCGGCGCCCTAGCGATAGAGAATCGCCTGCGAGTACCACATGCCGGGCACCACCGTCTCATCGTTCATCAGCACCACATAGTAACGGGCGCCACTGGCGTCCGCCTTCTGCTGCAGCGCGCGGGCGGCATCCATCGGGCTACCCCGCTCCTGCACGGAGATGGTTCCCATCTTTTGCAGCGAACCGGCCTGGGCACGGGTAATCTCCTGCGCCTTGGCACTCGGCGGCGGCGGTGGCTCTGGGGTCGTGTGCAGGGCACCGCAGCCACTCAACAGCACAGCCAGCATCAGGCTGGTCAAAATACGGGAAAGGTTCATGGCGACTTCTCCTGATAAAGACACTATGAGTGTAGTGCGTATTTTGACCGGTACGCGGATTATCCTCAGTCGAGACGGAACATGCTGACCAGCTTCTTCAGGTGCTGACCCTTCTGGTTCAGCGCGCTGGCGGTCTCTTCCGAATTGCCCACCAGCGCGGCGTTCTCCTGCGTCGCCTGACCAATCTGCACAATGGCAATGTTGACCTGGCCGATGCCAGCGGACTGCTCGTGGGAGGCGATGTCGATGTCGCTGACGATGGTACGCACCTGCTGGATGCGCGACAGGATGTCATTCATCGCCTCGTGGGTCTGGGCGGAGATGCGGTTGCCCTGTTCCACCTTCTCGAGGGATTCGGCGATCAGCGCCTCAATCTCTTTCACCGACTTGGCGCTGCGCTGTGCCAGCGCGCGCACTTCGGCGGCCACCACCGCAAAGCCCTTGCCATGCTCACCGGCACGGGCCGCTTCCACCGCCGCGTTCAGCGCCAGGATATTGGTCTGGAAGGCGATGGACTCAATCACCGTGGTGATGTCCGCGATGCGCTGGGAGGCGTGCTTGATGTCGCCCATGGTCGAGACGGCTGCCGTCACGGCCTCGCCGCCGTTCTGCGCGGCGGACTCGGTCTGGCGTACCAGCTTCATCGCCTCAGAGACGTTCTCGGCATTCTGCTGCACCGTGGCGGTGAGCTGCTCCATGCTGGCGGAGGTCTCCTCCAGGCTACTGGCCTGACGGGAGATCTGGCCGGTGATGTTCTCGCTGTCAGCCGCCAGCGAGGCGGTGCTCTGGTTGATCTCCACCGCCGCC encodes the following:
- a CDS encoding isovaleryl-CoA dehydrogenase; this translates as MSWQTHTVFNQPKPLANSNLFLSDTPLREAVARFQAGWDADLLASVGQQLGSAESLELGRLANANPPELLRYDACGQRIDEVRFHPAWHLLMQGLIANRVHNLPWQEEARIGSFVARAARFILHGQVEAGSLCPVTMTFGAIPLLQRALPAPFADWLPALLSDRYDTHSQPGHQKRGLLIGMGMTEKQGGSDVLSNTTKARPCAARGPGECYQLVGHKWFFSVPQSDAHLVLAQAEGGLSCFFLPRLLPDGTRNAIRLERLKEKLGNHANASSEVEFQDALGWLVGEEGEGVRQILTMGGHTRFDCALGSHALMRRALSVALYHALQRQTFGKRLAEQPLMRQVLARLALRLEGQTALLFRLAQAWEQRQLPQPQIYARLLTPAAKYAICHHGSAFAAEAMEVLGGIGYCEESEMPRLFREMPVNSIWEGSGNIMCLDVLRTLQKVPGAVEMLHQELHEVRGQNRLFDRSWRQLAPQLARPVEARGRAITQQLFMLCSGAELLRHGSPPLAEAWCRMAFDHRGDHLLPEGLCTDLLNRATGA
- the bsmA gene encoding biofilm peroxide resistance protein BsmA, which translates into the protein MNLSRILTSLMLAVLLSGCGALHTTPEPPPPPSAKAQEITRAQAGSLQKMGTISVQERGSPMDAARALQQKADASGARYYVVLMNDETVVPGMWYSQAILYR
- a CDS encoding DUF1471 domain-containing protein is translated as MNRVNVLLPWVLLAGLSSTAAMAADAVSASQAARLQPAGSVHVQGIPGSPQRVEQLIAAKADAQHASYYRITSLQESQSKSSWRASATLYR